A single region of the Triticum dicoccoides isolate Atlit2015 ecotype Zavitan chromosome 2B, WEW_v2.0, whole genome shotgun sequence genome encodes:
- the LOC119365300 gene encoding putative F-box/FBD/LRR-repeat protein At5g22610 — MDDVLPIVISFLPAHEAVRTCVLSPRWRHFWTSAPGLRITAVGDFGSADKFNQFVDRLLFLRRHSDCPLESCEFDLDDREFGFNSISSFQHVYRWSLQSALDCNVRVLRCSFTDTNPNFRMLPEQLSEYPEPLLSQHLTRLELHCIRCALDFSGCPVLVDLKMEQCVTHAAEMLSPSLRQLSMVCCELSMWHRTQVTLPNLVRLELINCAGRLPLLESLPSLETAVVDLGEFSEDRCPVSGCLDDDPCFGCHFHFEFIAQRGSSYFFQGLSRAKHLELLASYNDAFIFQRDLKCRPTFPMLKTLILNDWCLHADLSAVIHFIQHSPNLEKVTLKFAEEFDSSMVTEGDNNLLEGTFSSDHLKMVEIKCLKVDGRINKILKILSACGISLEKVNIRQANTSS; from the exons ATGGACGACGTCCTTCCCATCGTCATCTCGTTCCTGCCGGCGCACGAGGCGGTGCGGACGTGCGTGCTCTCCCCACGCTGGCGCCACTTTTGGACATCTGCGCCCGGTCTCCGCATCACCGCCGTCGGGGACTTCGGGAGCGCCGATAAGTTCAATCAGTTCGTAGACCGCCTGCTCTTCCTCCGTCGCCACTCAGACTGCCCACTGGAGTCATGTGAGTTCGATCTGGACGACAGGGAGTTCGGTTTCAACTCCATCTCGTCCTTTCAGCATGTGTATCGCTGGAGCCTGCAGTCTGCTTTAGACTGCAATGTCCGGGTCCTTCGGTGCAGTTTCACGGACACCAACCCCAACTTCCGCATGCTTCCCGAGCAACTATCTGAATATCCAGAGCCTCTACTCTCCCAGCACCTCACTAGGCTAGAGCTCCATTGCATCCGCTGCGCTCTTGATTTCTCGGGCTGTCCAGTGCTAGTGGACCTTAAGATGGAGCAGTGCGTCACACATGCTGCTGAAATGTTGTCTCCATCCTTGCGACAGCTGAGTATGGTCTGCTGTGAACTCTCCATGTGGCATCGTACTCAAGTAACCTTACCGAATCTTGTTCGCTTGGAATTAATTAATTGTGCTGGTAGACTTCCATTACTTGAAAGCTTGCCATCATTGGAAACGGCGGTTGTTGATCTTGGGGAGTTTTCTGAGGATCGGTGTCCTGTGTCAGGCTGTCTTGATGATGATCCATGCTTTGGTTGTCATTTTCATTTTGAGTTCATTGCTCAACGCGGAAGTAGCTACTTCTTCCAGGGTTTGTCTCGAGCCAAACACCTAGAGTTGTTAGCTTCCTATAATGATGCG TTCATTTTTCAAAGAGATTTGAAGTGCCGCCCGACATTTCCCATGTTAAAGACTTTGATACTCAACGACTGGTGTTTGCATGCTGACCTCAGTGCTGTGATTCATTTTATCCAACACTCGCCAAATCTTGAGAAGGTTACTCTTAAATTTGCTGAG GAATTTGATTCTTCAATGGTGACAGAAGGAGATAACAATTTGTTGGAAGGAACATTTTCATCTGACCATCTTAAAATGGTTGAAATCAAATGTTTAAAGGTTGATGGAAGAATTAACAAAATTCTCAAGATCCTGAGTGCTTGTGGCATATCACTGGAAAAAGTCAATATCCGACAAGCCAATACAAGTTCCTGA